The following are from one region of the Balaenoptera acutorostrata chromosome 18, mBalAcu1.1, whole genome shotgun sequence genome:
- the LOC103004257 gene encoding protocadherin-8-like, which produces MSHWRLRFPTDILHRAGLGSLLLLLLLLVSGSCTETVNFLTYEEEALGTSIGVLSDHILFNSQREVPGQFRLIKFNSSLIQMQEGDGQLTVGDAGLDLERLCGQAFDVVSFWQERFRLVHVEVEVRDINHHAPRFPRAQIPVEVSEGAAVGTRIHLEVPVDEDVGANGLQSMRLAEPHSPFRVELQTRADGAQCADLVLLQELDRESQAAYNLELVAQDGGRPPRSATAALSVRVLDANDHSPAFPQGAVAEVELAEDAPVGSPLLDLDAADPDEGPNGDVVFAFGSRTPPEARRLFRLDPRSGRLTLAGPVDYERQDTYELDVRAQDRGPGPRAATCKVIVRIRDVSDNAPDIAITPLAAPGAPVASPFAAATAALRVADATSSTGPGTPEAGAISLVPEGAARESLVALVSTSDRDSGANGQVRCALYGHEHFRLQPAYAGSYLVVTAGSLDRERIAEYNLTLVAEDRGAPPLRTVRPYLVRVSDENDNEPLFTRPVYEVSVRENNPPGAYLATVAARDPDLGRNGQVTYRLLEAEVGRAGGAVSTYVSLDPVTGELHARRCFDREELAELWLGLEALDGGSPPLRGRAVVRLHVEDQNNHAPRLVTPPLVSDSAQAPLPRDAPLGYLLTRLQARDADQDLNAELTYIQLRSDCGPGALALHPATGELCLQCRLSPQPADPLTAAVVVRDGGRPAR; this is translated from the coding sequence ATGTCTCACTGGAGGCTCAGATTCCCCACTGACATTTTACACAGGGCTGGACTGGGGTCCCTGTtgcttctgctgctgcttctggtgTCAGGGTCTTGCACCGAAACTGTCAATTTCCTCACCTACGAGGAAGAAGCCCTCGGCACCTCCATCGGTGTTCTGTCTGACCACATCCTGTTTAATTCCCAGCGCGAGGTGCCAGGCCAGTTCCGCCTGATTAAGTTCAACAGCTCGCTGATCCAGATGCAAGAGGGCGATGGGCAGCTGACCGTCGGAGACGCGGGCCTGGACCTCGAGCGGCTGTGCGGCCAGGCCTTCGACGTGGTCAGCTTTTGGCAGGAGCGGTTCCGGCTGGTGCacgtggaggtggaggtgagggaCATCAACCACCACGCGCCGCGCTTTCCCCGGGCCCAGATCCCCGTGGAGGTGTCCGAGGGCGCGGCCGTGGGAACGCGCATACACTTAGAGGTGCCAGTGGACGAGGACGTGGGCGCCAATGGGCTGCAGAGCATGCGCCTGGCCGAGCCGCACAGCCCCTTCCGCGTGGAGCTGCAGACGCGCGCGGACGGTGCCCAGTGCGCCGACCTGGTGCTGCTTCAGGAGCTGGACCGCGAGAGCCAGGCCGCCTACAACCTGGAGCTGGTGGCCCAGGACGGAGGCCGCCCGCCGCGCTCCGCCACGGCCGCCCTCAGTGTGCGCGTGCTGGACGCGAACGACCACAGCCCGGCCTTCCCGCAGGGCGCCGTGGCCGAGGTGGAGCTGGCGGAGGACGCGCCCGTGGGCTCGCCACTGCTCGACCTGGACGCGGCGGACCCCGACGAGGGCCCCAACGGCGACGTGGTGTTCGCCTTCGGCTCCCGTACCCCGCCCGAGGCGCGCCGCCTCTTCCGCCTCGACCCGCGCTCGGGCCGCCTCACCCTGGCCGGGCCCGTGGACTACGAGCGCCAGGACACTTACGAACTGGACGTGCGGGCGCAGGACCGCGGCCCCGGGCCCCGCGCCGCCACCTGCAAGGTCATCGTGCGCATCCGCGACGTCAGTGACAACGCGCCGGACATCGCCATCACCCCGCTGGCCGCCCCGGGCGCGCCTGTCGCCTCGCCCTTCGCCGCTGCCACCGCCGCTCTCAGGGTTGCGGACGCGACCTCGTCGACCGGGCCCGGGACGCCAGAGGCCGGAGCCATCTCGCTGGTGCCAGAGGGGGCGGCACGCGAGAGCCTGGTGGCGCTGGTCAGCACCTCGGACAGGGACTCGGGAGCCAACGGGCAGGTGCGCTGCGCCCTCTATGGGCACGAGCACTTCCGGCTGCAGCCGGCCTACGCGGGCAGCTACCTGGTGGTGACCGCGGGGTCGCTGGACCGCGAGCGCATCGCCGAGTACAACCTGACGCTGGTGGCCGAGGACCGCGGCGCGCCCCCGCTGCGCACCGTACGGCCCTACCTGGTGCGGGTGAGCGACGAGAACGACAACGAGCCGCTCTTCACGCGGCCGGTCTATGAGGTGTCGGTGCGTGAGAACAACCCGCCCGGGGCCTACTTGGCCACGGTGGCCGCCAGGGACCCGGACCTGGGCCGCAACGGCCAGGTCACCTACCGGCTGCTGGAGGCCGAGGTGGGCCGCGCTGGGGGCGCCGTGTCCACTTACGTCTCATTGGACCCCGTCACTGGGGAGCTGCACGCACGACGGTGCTTTGACCGTGAGGAACTGGCTGAGCTgtggctggggctggaggcgCTCGACGGCGGCTCTCCGCCGCTCCGGGGCCGGGCTGTGGTGCGGCTGCATGTGGAGGACCAGAACAACCACGCGCCTCGGCTGGTGACCCCGCCACTCGTCAGTGACTCAGCCCAGGCCCCTCTGCCCCGGGACGCGCCCCTGGGCTACCTGCTGACCCGACTGCAGGCTAGGGACGCGGACCAAGACCTCAACGCGGAGCTGACTTACATCCAGCTCCGCAGCGACTGCGGCCCCGGGGCGCTAGCGCTACACCCGGCCACGGGTGAGCTGTGCCTGCAGTGCCGCCTGTCCCCGCAGCCCGCCGACCCGCTGACGGCGGCCGTCGTGGTGCGGGACGGAGGCCGGCCGGCCCGGTAG